Proteins found in one Maridesulfovibrio sp. genomic segment:
- a CDS encoding NADH-quinone oxidoreductase subunit C, with translation MIENQIDVTLESLVGEVSKMKSTGQRMVTLSCTNIGGGKADIIYHFDKNEVLTNLRLTVDMDNPVPSISSVYFAALLIENEIQDQFDIKFEGLVLDFGRKLYLDDEITIVPMCNNTKAMKVNK, from the coding sequence GTGATTGAAAATCAGATAGATGTAACTCTGGAAAGCCTGGTAGGCGAAGTATCCAAAATGAAGAGTACCGGCCAGCGTATGGTCACTCTCTCCTGCACCAACATCGGTGGCGGTAAAGCGGATATCATCTACCATTTTGATAAAAACGAAGTACTCACCAACCTGCGCCTGACCGTGGACATGGACAACCCCGTGCCCTCTATCAGCAGCGTATACTTTGCAGCACTGCTTATCGAAAACGAAATACAGGACCAATTCGATATTAAATTCGAAGGCCTTGTGCTCGATTTCGGCCGCAAGCTGTATCTTGACGATGAAATAACAATCGTCCCCATGTGTAACAACACAAAGGCGATGAAGGTAAATAAATAA
- a CDS encoding proton-conducting transporter membrane subunit, which translates to MLPMMLVLAILLPLVAAVGCYFLRVSAIRTLIVLCTGVVLAAVSLALLGQGSFTYSPGTIVGVHWDSLVTLADFALLFVMLYYAFKLKNQMIKVFVILQIIPLAAFELFVVDHAVETPAIFADSLSLIMVAIISIIGSLICIFAIPYMKEHEEHLHLVKSRQPQFFFYLVLFLGAMNGLVLSNNILWLYFFFEVTTFCSFMLIGHDQNQIAVKNATRALMLNALGGVAFVFGMIWAYAETGSLDLQVIIHAGPMGGLMLAPLGLLCLAGFTKAAQVPFQSWLLGAMVAPTPVSALLHSSTMVKAGVYIVLRLAPAYAGTFLSQGVALCGAFTFLACAAIAISQSNGKKILAYSTISNLGLIICCAGLNSSWAITAAIILIIFHAASKALLFLCVGTIEHGIGSRDIEDMHGLYLKMPRTTVITIVGVLTMLLPPFGVLLGKWMAIESASGDMFVITMLALGSAVSLVFWARWAGILLTAPLRDKVPAESQSILTRLTLTTLACLAVAMSFFSPVIYTKLIEPMVGKTFEITAGVFASPIGVFAVYPIFLVLAAVFIYSWIETKKSASDKTSQTYMCGANVPEIGVQSFIGPMNTPVELKASNYYMKEFFGEEKLTLWVNFVALALIVLMLGGAL; encoded by the coding sequence ATGTTGCCCATGATGTTAGTTCTGGCCATCTTGTTGCCCTTGGTGGCTGCTGTCGGCTGCTATTTCCTGCGCGTAAGCGCGATCAGGACTCTGATCGTACTCTGCACAGGTGTAGTTCTTGCCGCGGTCTCCCTTGCCCTGCTCGGTCAAGGGTCATTTACCTATTCTCCAGGTACAATTGTAGGAGTCCACTGGGATTCCCTCGTAACCCTGGCGGATTTTGCCCTGCTTTTCGTAATGCTTTATTACGCGTTCAAACTCAAAAATCAGATGATCAAGGTTTTCGTAATCCTGCAGATCATCCCGCTTGCTGCGTTTGAGCTGTTCGTTGTCGACCATGCGGTAGAGACTCCCGCTATCTTTGCGGATAGCCTTTCTCTTATCATGGTTGCAATCATCTCAATTATTGGATCGCTTATCTGTATTTTCGCGATTCCTTACATGAAAGAGCATGAAGAACATCTGCACCTTGTAAAATCACGTCAACCGCAATTCTTTTTCTACCTCGTTCTGTTCCTCGGAGCTATGAACGGATTGGTACTTTCCAACAACATTCTCTGGCTCTACTTCTTCTTTGAAGTGACCACCTTCTGCTCTTTCATGCTCATTGGGCATGATCAGAACCAGATCGCGGTTAAGAACGCAACCCGCGCCTTGATGCTTAACGCACTCGGCGGTGTCGCTTTCGTCTTCGGTATGATCTGGGCCTACGCTGAAACCGGCTCCCTTGACCTTCAGGTCATCATTCATGCCGGTCCTATGGGCGGCCTTATGCTTGCTCCTCTGGGCCTGCTCTGCCTCGCCGGATTCACAAAAGCCGCTCAGGTTCCTTTCCAGAGCTGGCTGCTTGGAGCGATGGTTGCGCCGACTCCGGTCTCCGCGCTGCTCCACTCCTCCACCATGGTTAAAGCCGGTGTATACATCGTTCTGAGACTCGCTCCCGCTTACGCAGGAACATTTCTCAGTCAGGGCGTGGCTCTTTGCGGTGCGTTCACCTTTCTGGCATGTGCTGCTATTGCGATCAGCCAGAGCAATGGTAAGAAAATTCTTGCCTACTCGACTATCAGTAACCTCGGTCTGATCATCTGTTGTGCCGGCTTGAATTCAAGCTGGGCTATCACTGCGGCAATCATTCTGATTATCTTCCACGCTGCTTCCAAAGCTCTGCTCTTCCTGTGCGTCGGCACAATTGAGCACGGCATCGGCAGCCGCGACATCGAAGACATGCACGGCTTATACCTCAAGATGCCCCGTACTACGGTAATCACCATAGTGGGCGTACTTACTATGCTGCTGCCTCCCTTCGGCGTCCTGCTCGGTAAGTGGATGGCAATCGAATCCGCATCCGGCGACATGTTCGTCATCACCATGCTCGCTCTCGGCAGTGCTGTTTCGCTGGTCTTCTGGGCCAGATGGGCAGGTATCCTGCTTACTGCACCCCTGCGCGACAAGGTTCCCGCGGAATCACAAAGTATACTGACAAGACTGACTCTGACTACCCTTGCATGTCTCGCGGTGGCTATGTCTTTCTTCTCACCCGTAATCTACACCAAGCTCATTGAACCCATGGTCGGCAAAACCTTCGAAATCACTGCGGGCGTATTCGCATCACCAATAGGTGTTTTTGCGGTCTACCCCATATTCCTCGTGCTTGCCGCCGTGTTCATCTACTCATGGATTGAGACCAAGAAGTCTGCAAGCGATAAGACTTCCCAGACATACATGTGTGGTGCCAACGTTCCTGAAATAGGAGTTCAGTCCTTCATCGGCCCCATGAATACTCCTGTAGAACTTAAGGCAAGCAACTACTACATGAAGGAGTTCTTCGGTGAAGAAAAACTCACCCTCTGGGTAAACTTCGTTGCTCTTGCTCTCATAGTTCTTATGCTGGGAGGAGCACTGTAA
- a CDS encoding complex I subunit 1 family protein, translating into MKTIILLILGIVIAPILGGLISGIDRRITARLQSRFGPPILQPFYDVAKLFGKDKVVSNFWQVFCSWIYLAAAALSVGLLFAGTDLVLIFFVQAIGAVFLVMGGLSTPSPYSQVGAQRELIQVLTYEPLLILVFASIFMVTGSFRVDAIMAFDQPLLVQLPLMFVVLGYALTIKLRKSPFDFSTSHHGHQELVKGLLTEFSGPYLGIIEIGHWYETIFILGICALFWHTSLVGCVLLIVSTYFAELVIDNTMARMTWRWMLKYVWSIGLAMSFVNLIWLYAG; encoded by the coding sequence ATGAAAACAATCATTCTACTTATACTCGGCATTGTCATTGCTCCTATATTAGGCGGCCTGATTTCCGGTATTGACAGACGCATTACCGCGCGCCTGCAATCCCGCTTCGGCCCGCCGATTCTGCAGCCTTTTTATGATGTTGCCAAACTGTTTGGCAAAGACAAGGTTGTCAGTAACTTCTGGCAGGTTTTCTGCTCATGGATATACCTTGCTGCAGCAGCCCTGTCCGTAGGCCTGCTCTTCGCAGGAACTGACCTGGTCCTGATCTTCTTTGTTCAGGCTATCGGTGCTGTTTTCCTGGTTATGGGCGGTCTTTCAACCCCGTCACCTTACAGTCAGGTCGGTGCACAGCGTGAACTGATCCAGGTACTTACTTACGAACCGCTCCTCATCCTCGTTTTCGCATCCATTTTCATGGTGACCGGAAGCTTCAGGGTTGACGCGATCATGGCTTTTGACCAGCCTCTGCTTGTTCAGCTGCCGCTAATGTTCGTTGTTCTTGGATACGCGCTGACCATTAAGCTGAGAAAATCACCTTTTGACTTTTCCACTTCCCATCACGGGCATCAGGAACTGGTCAAAGGGCTCCTGACCGAATTCTCCGGTCCTTATCTCGGCATTATTGAAATCGGCCACTGGTACGAGACTATCTTCATTCTCGGAATCTGCGCTCTCTTCTGGCACACCAGCCTTGTTGGTTGCGTACTTCTGATCGTCTCCACCTACTTTGCGGAGTTGGTCATAGATAACACTATGGCGCGCATGACATGGCGCTGGATGCTGAAATACGTATGGAGCATCGGTCTGGCCATGTCTTTCGTAAACCTCATCTGGCTGTACGCAGGTTAA
- a CDS encoding nickel-dependent hydrogenase large subunit, producing MARTIIPFGPQHPVLPEPLHVKLVVEDEIVQEAIPALGYVHRGLEKLAEIRDYHQMIQVVERVCGICSNIHSMCYCQGIEEIMGIEIPERAKFLRTAWSELHRMHSHLLWLGLFADAFGFEALFMQFWRIRERIMDINEATTGSRVITSVNIVGGVRQDLTPEMCSWILSELDAAEKEIKEIQNTILNDYTVCTRTKGVGVLTKDQAYDLGAAGPTLRGSGVASDMRLLKYAAFDKIDFEPIVENDGDCWARSTVRFRETLQSVDLVRQALAGMPQGDIAAPCKGNPEGEIITRVEQPRGECLYYIKGSGKKFLDRVRIRTPTFANIPPLLAMLPNCELADVPVIILSIDPCISCTER from the coding sequence ATGGCACGTACCATCATACCTTTCGGTCCGCAGCATCCGGTTCTCCCGGAGCCGCTGCATGTGAAGCTTGTCGTGGAAGACGAGATTGTACAGGAGGCCATTCCCGCGCTCGGATACGTTCACAGAGGTCTGGAAAAACTCGCTGAAATTCGCGATTACCACCAGATGATTCAGGTTGTAGAACGTGTTTGCGGAATCTGCTCCAACATCCACTCAATGTGCTACTGTCAGGGCATTGAAGAAATAATGGGAATTGAAATTCCTGAACGGGCTAAATTCCTGCGCACCGCGTGGTCTGAACTCCACCGCATGCACAGTCACCTGCTTTGGCTTGGTCTCTTTGCCGATGCATTCGGCTTTGAAGCCCTGTTCATGCAGTTCTGGCGTATTCGCGAACGCATCATGGATATCAACGAAGCCACCACCGGTTCACGTGTAATCACTTCCGTGAACATCGTCGGCGGTGTCCGTCAGGACCTTACTCCTGAAATGTGTTCCTGGATTCTTTCCGAGCTCGATGCAGCCGAAAAAGAAATCAAGGAAATCCAGAATACCATTCTCAACGACTACACAGTATGCACCCGTACTAAAGGTGTCGGCGTTCTGACTAAAGATCAGGCATACGACCTCGGCGCAGCGGGACCGACCCTGCGCGGTAGCGGTGTTGCTTCTGATATGCGTCTGCTCAAGTACGCAGCATTTGATAAAATCGACTTCGAACCTATTGTAGAAAACGACGGCGACTGCTGGGCACGTTCCACAGTTCGTTTCCGTGAGACTCTGCAGTCCGTAGATCTCGTGAGACAGGCCCTTGCTGGCATGCCTCAGGGTGACATCGCTGCTCCATGCAAAGGCAATCCCGAAGGCGAAATCATAACCCGCGTGGAACAGCCCCGCGGAGAATGCCTCTACTACATAAAAGGTAGCGGCAAAAAGTTCCTTGACAGGGTCCGCATCAGAACCCCCACGTTCGCAAACATACCGCCTCTCCTGGCGATGCTTCCCAACTGCGAACTGGCTGATGTTCCGGTTATTATTCTGTCAATCGACCCGTGCATCAGCTGCACGGAACGCTAG
- a CDS encoding C40 family peptidase: protein MKKKILRLISFCVIAFFLFGCGKRVIGPVPGVNLSSGSAALRHSVVKTARAQIGKPYRWGGASPGRGFDCSGLVWWVYRRHGIDVPRVSWQQKYAGRAVPESSIKAGDIVLFKVPGQGKSLHTGVYSGNGYSFIHSPKSGSVVREESMKNNYWRKYYIGARRIIQ, encoded by the coding sequence GTGAAAAAAAAGATTTTGAGGCTGATATCTTTTTGCGTAATAGCTTTTTTTCTCTTTGGGTGCGGAAAAAGAGTCATCGGACCTGTCCCCGGAGTAAATCTCTCTTCCGGTTCAGCTGCTTTGAGGCATTCGGTTGTGAAGACTGCCCGTGCCCAGATAGGGAAGCCTTATAGATGGGGCGGAGCTTCTCCCGGTAGGGGGTTTGATTGTTCCGGTCTGGTCTGGTGGGTTTACAGGCGGCACGGGATAGATGTCCCAAGAGTTTCATGGCAGCAGAAATATGCGGGAAGGGCGGTGCCGGAAAGTAGTATTAAGGCGGGTGATATCGTTTTATTTAAAGTTCCGGGACAGGGGAAGAGTCTCCATACAGGGGTCTATTCAGGGAATGGTTATTCCTTTATCCACAGTCCTAAGAGCGGTTCTGTCGTGCGAGAGGAGTCCATGAAAAATAATTACTGGCGCAAGTATTACATTGGTGCAAGAAGGATTATCCAATAA
- a CDS encoding NADH-quinone oxidoreductase subunit B family protein, with protein sequence MFKKFIGSSRAKSPWVMHFDCGSCNGCDIEVLACLTPLYDIERFGIVNVGNPKHADVLLVTGTVNHRNAKVLRNIYDQMPDPKGVIAIGACGLSGGIFRECYNVIGGVDKVIPVDVYVPGCPAKPEAIIDGVVAALAKFEGLKG encoded by the coding sequence ATGTTCAAGAAATTCATTGGAAGTTCACGCGCCAAGTCTCCGTGGGTCATGCATTTTGACTGCGGAAGCTGTAACGGCTGCGATATCGAAGTTCTGGCATGCCTGACACCGCTGTACGACATTGAACGTTTCGGCATTGTCAACGTGGGTAACCCCAAGCACGCCGATGTCCTTCTGGTAACTGGAACCGTCAACCACAGAAACGCAAAGGTGTTACGCAACATCTATGATCAGATGCCTGACCCTAAAGGGGTTATAGCCATCGGAGCCTGCGGACTGTCCGGCGGTATTTTCCGCGAGTGCTACAACGTCATAGGCGGTGTAGACAAGGTTATCCCGGTTGATGTTTACGTCCCCGGTTGCCCGGCGAAACCCGAAGCCATCATCGACGGCGTGGTCGCAGCCCTTGCCAAGTTTGAAGGCCTCAAAGGTTAA